One Chthoniobacterales bacterium genomic region harbors:
- a CDS encoding TIR domain-containing protein produces MSGVQFLPQPPLWDCQTRLPGFTFGELNPLIFLSYSSQDKLIADAICSRLENQNIRCWIAPRDVNPGADYSNQIADALERSTIMVMVFSSGSNSSRHVKSEIDRAFSLGKVIIPFRVENVEIDKGLAYYLAKTHWLDAVTRPLEQHIDRLAGTIRQVAGVESGPGSQIPPPPASPVAPAPASSKAPWIIAGLAFVFFAILALGGLVFLFLNQRKPAPPVVATAPPKSTPAQNLSAPASTPSPAVQREWQAVDDSASTREPEEDPFAGDWRITEAMTLPGESYSGTLSITPSGTRYRLQWRAAGADYSGIALADGNKLCVAFGSDTFSVIFYQIQPDGTLKGRWASSAFSEGDPDAFENATGRSAGKIEGNYTVKGLNSDGTNYQGKLKIVKTSQTFQLEWQVLGTTIKGVGLRVGDNLFVASGDKTPLGVVAYIFEGNRAKGVWTLVGQEVTGKENLAK; encoded by the coding sequence GTGTCGGGGGTTCAATTCCTTCCCCAGCCACCTCTTTGGGATTGTCAGACGCGGCTTCCTGGTTTCACCTTTGGCGAATTGAATCCGCTGATTTTTCTTTCTTATTCCTCGCAGGATAAGCTGATTGCCGACGCGATCTGCTCGCGTCTCGAGAACCAGAATATCCGGTGCTGGATTGCGCCGCGCGATGTGAATCCGGGCGCGGATTACAGCAACCAGATCGCCGACGCCCTGGAGCGGTCGACCATTATGGTGATGGTATTTTCGAGCGGCTCCAACAGCTCGCGGCACGTGAAGAGCGAGATCGATCGCGCCTTCAGCCTGGGCAAAGTGATCATCCCTTTTCGGGTGGAAAACGTGGAGATCGACAAGGGTCTCGCCTACTACCTCGCCAAGACCCACTGGCTCGACGCCGTGACCAGGCCACTCGAGCAACACATCGACCGGCTCGCCGGAACGATTCGGCAAGTAGCCGGCGTGGAGTCAGGTCCGGGTTCGCAAATTCCACCGCCACCAGCATCGCCGGTCGCGCCTGCTCCCGCGTCATCCAAAGCGCCCTGGATCATCGCAGGCCTTGCGTTTGTTTTTTTCGCCATTCTCGCTCTCGGCGGGCTGGTTTTTCTTTTCCTGAATCAGAGAAAGCCCGCACCTCCTGTGGTTGCGACCGCCCCGCCGAAAAGTACTCCCGCCCAAAATCTCTCTGCTCCAGCGAGTACGCCATCGCCCGCGGTCCAGCGTGAATGGCAGGCTGTAGACGATTCCGCTTCCACCCGCGAGCCGGAGGAAGATCCGTTTGCCGGCGATTGGCGAATTACCGAAGCAATGACGCTGCCGGGCGAGTCGTATTCCGGCACCTTGTCGATAACGCCATCCGGCACGCGCTACCGCCTTCAGTGGCGCGCCGCCGGAGCCGACTACAGCGGCATTGCCCTGGCCGACGGCAACAAATTATGCGTCGCGTTCGGCTCAGACACTTTCAGCGTTATTTTTTATCAGATTCAACCGGATGGAACCTTGAAAGGCCGATGGGCCAGCTCTGCCTTTTCGGAAGGTGATCCTGATGCCTTTGAAAACGCGACCGGGCGTTCTGCCGGGAAGATCGAGGGGAACTACACCGTGAAGGGGCTAAATTCGGACGGCACCAACTATCAGGGCAAACTGAAGATCGTAAAGACTAGCCAGACCTTCCAGCTCGAATGGCAGGTGTTGGGGACGACAATCAAGGGTGTGGGGCTCAGGGTAGGGGACAACCTCTTCGTCGCGTCGGGGGACAAAACTCCTCTGGGAGTTGTGGCGTATATCTTTGAGGGGAACCGCGCCAAAGGCGTCTGGACGCTGGTGGGTCAGGAAGTAACGGGAAAAGAAAACCTGGCGAAGTGA
- a CDS encoding site-specific integrase has translation MIPESDTDCLKNSQTTPTKVSSPWHKSSVANLVRYGPSGVYFARFKVGGKLIRKSLRTKLLSIARNRLTEQVTEARSHSDLGRKIAKGKITFGEVAETYLRARESDPDLKPRSKEYRRACLAAIRKTWPSIDALDVRRISKGAVRDWAATLRANGTGFRANRTKSAHKGISAGRFNNTVATLRQILDLAIEEGALHTNSARAIKRMKERAKELSLPSRSQFADLVRIVETSGAARARHCADLIRFLAFSGCRLGEAQQVQWRDVDWEKSELIIRGDLKTGTKNWGIRRVSMIPELDLMLRDWRQRRFGETPETAVLCVKECQRSLDRACKTLCIQKITHHDLRHLFATMAIESGIDIPTVARLLGHRDGGALAMRVYGHLRQQHAREQVQKIRFNLSSPENVVSFFPRTG, from the coding sequence ATGATACCAGAATCTGATACTGACTGCCTGAAAAACAGCCAAACAACGCCAACGAAGGTCTCAAGTCCCTGGCATAAATCTTCGGTCGCAAATCTCGTCCGCTACGGCCCATCGGGCGTTTACTTTGCGCGCTTCAAAGTAGGCGGCAAGTTAATTCGAAAAAGCCTTCGCACGAAGCTATTAAGCATTGCGCGCAATCGACTGACGGAGCAAGTCACCGAAGCCCGATCCCATTCCGACTTAGGCAGGAAGATCGCAAAAGGGAAAATTACCTTCGGCGAGGTAGCGGAAACGTATCTCCGCGCTCGTGAAAGCGACCCCGATCTAAAACCGCGCTCGAAGGAATACCGCCGCGCGTGCCTCGCCGCAATTCGCAAAACGTGGCCGAGCATCGACGCACTCGACGTTCGGAGAATCTCCAAAGGCGCAGTGCGTGACTGGGCGGCAACGCTTCGCGCCAACGGCACGGGATTCAGGGCGAATCGCACTAAGAGCGCGCACAAAGGAATTTCTGCCGGGCGTTTTAATAATACGGTGGCGACGTTGCGACAGATTTTAGATTTAGCGATAGAGGAAGGCGCGCTTCACACAAATTCAGCTCGTGCGATCAAACGCATGAAGGAACGCGCTAAAGAGCTGTCGCTACCCTCCCGTAGTCAATTTGCCGACTTAGTAAGGATTGTCGAAACCTCGGGCGCGGCACGGGCGCGGCATTGTGCGGACTTGATTCGATTTCTGGCGTTTAGCGGCTGTCGTCTTGGCGAAGCTCAACAGGTCCAATGGCGGGACGTTGATTGGGAGAAATCCGAGTTGATTATCCGCGGCGATCTGAAAACCGGCACAAAAAATTGGGGAATCCGTCGCGTGTCGATGATTCCCGAACTGGATCTGATGTTAAGAGATTGGCGGCAACGGCGGTTCGGCGAGACACCGGAGACGGCTGTTCTTTGCGTTAAAGAGTGCCAACGGAGCCTCGACCGTGCCTGCAAGACTCTGTGCATTCAAAAAATCACGCATCACGATTTGCGGCACCTGTTCGCAACGATGGCCATCGAAAGCGGAATTGATATCCCAACGGTGGCCAGACTGCTCGGGCACAGAGATGGTGGCGCGCTCGCCATGCGCGTTTACGGTCACCTGCGGCAACAACACGCAAGGGAGCAGGTGCAGAAAATTCGCTTCAACCTGAGCTCTCCGGAAAACGTTGTCAGCTTTTTTCCACGAACCGGATAG